In Chloroflexota bacterium, the DNA window ATACACACTGGCCCTGACGAGGATCAACTGCACGTATTTGATTCCACCGGGCCGCAACGGCTCGCGGTTTGTCCGCCAGTCTGAGTACCATCCGATGCGCAACTCGTTGATATTGTAGTCGGTAACCAGTGCCGGGCGCACCATCCCGTTGACAGAGACCGTGATGCCTGGATTGAGGCCGACACCAAAACGCTCGTTGACCGCTGCATAATACTCCTCAGCGAAGGGTAGAGACTGAATCCTTTCGGCGGGCACTGTTGCATTGACTTCGTAGTGGCTCGATGCGAACAGGAACGCCCCCGCAGCAAGCAAGCCGAGAAGAACTGCATAGATTCCCCGGTAGCGTTTCATCACAGTGAGCATGCTGCCTCCACAAAGATGATTCCTATCGGTGTTGGCGGAGATGAAGTAACCCACGCCGGAATACGTCCTAGTGCTGCCTCCTAGAAATGCACTTTTCTCGTCATATTCGCATACTGTAGGTGCGCCGATGCCTCAATAGGCGCCTTTGCCCTTGATCACCGCGCTGATGGTGCGGAGTAGGATTTGCAGGTCCAGCAGTAGAGAACAGTTGCGAATGTAATACAGATCTGCCTCGGTGTGCAGAGCCAGCGGTTGGTCCGCTCGCCCAGTAACCTGCCACCACCCTGTTATTCCCGGCGGCACGCTGAGACGTTTACGCTGCCAGGGTTCATAATCCTGCACCAAGAGGGGCAATTCTGGGCGTGGCCCCACCAGGCTCATCTCTCCTTTAAGCACATTAAAGAGCTGGGGCAATTCATCAAGGCTCCAGCGACGTAGATACCGCCCGACGCGGGTAATGCGTGGATCTGCGCTGTCCTTGCGCATATAGCGCCTACCTCGCTCTGTCCGTGCCATGATGACATTGATCTTGCTATCCGCATCAGCGACCATCGTCCTGAACTTGTACATCCAAAAAAGCCCGCCATGCCATCCTACACGTTGCTGCTTGAAAATAACGGGCCCGGGTGAGTCTAGCTTGATTAGTAGAGCAATGACGAGCATGGCCGGCCAGAGTAGAAGCAGAGCACACGCGGCTACGACGAAGTCTAGCATCCTTTTCGCCAACAGCGCAAAGCCGCCTATGGCCGGCTCTTTCAGCGTCACAAGGGGTATATCACCCAAAATCCCAATGCTCGTGCGCAGATAGGCCAGAGAGAAAAAGTCCGGCACCACGCTTACATTGACGGGCGTTTCGTTGAGCAATGAGACTAGCTCCTCCAAGCGCTTGTGCGCATAGAGCGGCAGGGTAATGATCACTTCCTGGATGCCGTGTTTTGTCACCAGCTCTGGGGCCTCATCCAGCGTACCGAACACGGGGAAACCGCCCACCAACTGCCCCATCTTTTGCGGGTCGTCATCCAGAAAGCCAACGACCTGCAACCCCATCCAGCGCCGCTCGTCCAGAAGCGCTGCCATCTGACGGCCCACCTCTCCGGCTCCGACCAACAAGATGCGCTGCTCGGTGGCACGTCTGCCCTCCAGCCCTTTGAAGACGAGTCGCACTACCGCGCGGAAAAGCAGTATGATCAGTATGTCTAGAAGCAAGAAGTAGACAAAAAGCAGGCGTGATAGGCCGCGGTACGAGAGATAGAGAGCGCCAGCCAACAGCAGGGTAGACATGCCTACGGCCGCGAGCACCGTCTGCACCTCATCGGCAACACGCAAAATGCGATTGGCGTCGTACGCAGAGAGTTGCCTGAAAGCGATCGTCCAGATAGCAATCGCCACCAGGTAGATGCCCCAATTCAAGCCGCCCCAGTACGCGTCAAAGGGCTGCCCGTAGGGTAAGGTCTGACGCAGCCACTCCGCCAGGCTCAGGCTTAGAACGGTCGCCAGTACATCAGAGATGTATAAGGTCAGGACATATTTGTTCGGTCTCTCGTGCTTCATCCATTCATCCTCCGCCTTCGAGTCGCCCCTTACCCGTATACACTAGACCCCGTTGCACGCCCAGGGCAGCGTAGGCAATGGCCAGCAGTGCCCAGCAGATGCGTTCCCAGATGGAGCGGGCAGAGAAGAAGAAGCCCACGCCCACCAGCATCAGCCCCAGGTCACATCCCATCTGACAGGAAGGGGTACCCAGAACATTGCGGAAGGGCACTTTCCGTTCCCTGGCCAGCCAGTGGGCAAGGCTCAACGTGGACAAGACAACAGCAAGGCCCAATACCCAAAAGGCATTCGCGCACACTGCTGCCCAATGGATCATTGGCTTTCCTCTTCAAGGTAGCCATCTACTACCCGAACCATGCTTACAATCAGCCCCAGCATCATCCACCATGCTGGAGTTGGCTTTGCCCCCAAAGCAACAGTGTCCGTCAGACTGTAAACGAAGTAACTGGCCAGAGAGCCCCCGAGTCCAATAGCAAGCGCCCGCAGCCAGCCTTTTGTGTGTCGCATGGACGATGTGATAAGCCAGGCCGCCAAGAGCCATATGGATGTGTAGGCAACGAGTCCTGGCACGCCGAAATCCAGCCCCGCTTGCAGAAAGGCGTTGTGCGCATGAGCGATATCGTAGCTCGGTGGGATGCAAAGCGGATACAGTATCGGAGCGACGCGACGAAAGCTTCCCAAACCCATCCCAGTGTATGGGAAGTCACTGATGCCCCAGAGAGCCGCCCGCCAGACCTTGACACGGAATGCCCAGTTCAAAGTTCCAAAAACTTCGGACGTTGTCTCTCCGAACAAGACGGTCCCGACCCAGGTCGGGCCTCGTAGTACTATAGTGGCCAGCGCAGCCACGAACAGTAGCACCACGCCGATGCGCACACGCCGGTCCACCCAAGCCCCCATCAGCGCCAATCCAACACCTAGCCCCAGCCACCCACCTCTGGATTGCGTCAGGATCAGCGTTGATATTGTTACCGGTGTGGAAAAGCCGCACGCGATGCCTGCCCATGTCTTGAAGCGCCGGTGCCTGTAGAGCCAGCCGAGGAGTGCAATCTGCGTTGGCACAAACCACAGCAATACCCCAGCGACCTCATTGGGATGAAATCCCTCTGCGGCCCCAGGCAGCCCACGGATCAGTTGAGGCAATTGGCGGACGATCTGTGAGAGCAAAGGGTTCTTGTAAAGCCACTTGGTACCAACCAGACCCAAGACGGCCACACCAGTCCCGACAGAGAAGTAGAGCAGCAGAGCCTGGATTAATCGCTTTGTGTCGCGGACGTAACCCACGGTGACGTAAAACACCGCTACCCCCAGGAACAAGCCAATGGCCTTGGGCAAACTGAAGCGAACGTCAAAACTAGCCCACAGGCTCACTGGGATCATCAACATTAACAGTCCGATTGGCCAGTCCAATGGCGTCCGAACTACCCGTGCACGGCGGGTGAAAGCATCGATTACTGGCTTCAACCCTACCCCACCCCCTCCGAATGAACGCTGCCCTCAGTTACTTTGGTCTATTGAATAATGCCTCAGCCCG includes these proteins:
- a CDS encoding O-antigen ligase family protein codes for the protein MKPVIDAFTRRARVVRTPLDWPIGLLMLMIPVSLWASFDVRFSLPKAIGLFLGVAVFYVTVGYVRDTKRLIQALLLYFSVGTGVAVLGLVGTKWLYKNPLLSQIVRQLPQLIRGLPGAAEGFHPNEVAGVLLWFVPTQIALLGWLYRHRRFKTWAGIACGFSTPVTISTLILTQSRGGWLGLGVGLALMGAWVDRRVRIGVVLLFVAALATIVLRGPTWVGTVLFGETTSEVFGTLNWAFRVKVWRAALWGISDFPYTGMGLGSFRRVAPILYPLCIPPSYDIAHAHNAFLQAGLDFGVPGLVAYTSIWLLAAWLITSSMRHTKGWLRALAIGLGGSLASYFVYSLTDTVALGAKPTPAWWMMLGLIVSMVRVVDGYLEEESQ
- a CDS encoding sugar transferase; the encoded protein is MKHERPNKYVLTLYISDVLATVLSLSLAEWLRQTLPYGQPFDAYWGGLNWGIYLVAIAIWTIAFRQLSAYDANRILRVADEVQTVLAAVGMSTLLLAGALYLSYRGLSRLLFVYFLLLDILIILLFRAVVRLVFKGLEGRRATEQRILLVGAGEVGRQMAALLDERRWMGLQVVGFLDDDPQKMGQLVGGFPVFGTLDEAPELVTKHGIQEVIITLPLYAHKRLEELVSLLNETPVNVSVVPDFFSLAYLRTSIGILGDIPLVTLKEPAIGGFALLAKRMLDFVVAACALLLLWPAMLVIALLIKLDSPGPVIFKQQRVGWHGGLFWMYKFRTMVADADSKINVIMARTERGRRYMRKDSADPRITRVGRYLRRWSLDELPQLFNVLKGEMSLVGPRPELPLLVQDYEPWQRKRLSVPPGITGWWQVTGRADQPLALHTEADLYYIRNCSLLLDLQILLRTISAVIKGKGAY